A genomic segment from Thermothielavioides terrestris NRRL 8126 chromosome 4, complete sequence encodes:
- a CDS encoding FACT complex subunit POB-3-like protein (Contains conserved domain POB3[COG5165], Nucleosome-binding factor SPN, POB3 subunit), producing the protein MAAIESFDNIYLDLSRENGKCRFAENGLGWKPAGGGDTFTLDQSSIGGAQWSRAARGYEVKILLRNSGIVQLDGFQQEDYERLGKIFKNWYSTNLENKEHSMRGWNWGKAEFGKAELSFNVQNRPAFEIPYSEISNTNLAGRNEIAIEFAVGEGGRASGQNGAGPGKGKKASAGRDQLVEMRFYIPGTTTRKEAEGGEAGSDADEEEKNAVTLFYDTLIEKAEIGETAGDAIATFLDVLHLTPRGRFDIDMYDASFRLRGKTYDYKIQYEAIKKFMVLPKPDDLHFMLCIGLDPPLRQGQTRYPFIVMQFKQDEEVTLDLNLSDEELNGKYKDRLQAHYEQPLHQVVAFIFKGLANKKITAPAKDFTTHRQQYGIKCSIKASEGFLYLLEKAFMFVPKPATYISYEQTQSITFSRVGGAVTALQTFDITVHMKSGAGSSQFSNINREELKALEDFFKLKGLRVKNEIDEDSKLAAAALRDDDMASSDEEVVGAKADRGSADEDEESIDEDFQAESESEVAEEYDSNHESDGSGSAESDVDNEVDDDEEDEDEDMDEPEEDERPKKKSKTG; encoded by the exons ATGGCTGCGAT AGAGAGCTTCGATAACATCTACCTGGACTTATCCCGGGAAAATGGCAAGTGCAGGTTTGCCGAGAACGGTTTAGGCTGGAagccggcgggcggcggtgacACCTTCACACTCGACCAAAGCAGCATCGGCGGTGCCCAATGGAGCAGAGCGGCCCGAGGGTACGAGGTGAAGATCCTGCTGAGGAACTCGGGTATCGTCCAGCTGGACGGCTTCCAACAGGAG GACTATGAGCGCCTCGGCAAAATCTTCAAGAACTGGTACAGCACCAACCTTGAGAACAAAGAACACTCCATGCGTGGCTGGAACTGGGGCAAGGCCGAGTTTGGCAAGGCCGAGCTCTCGTTTAACGTGCAGAACCGACCCGCGTTCGAGATTCCCTACTCGGAAATATCCAACACCAACCTCGCCGGCCGGAACGAGATTGCCATCGAGTttgccgtcggcgagggcggcaggGCAAGCGGCCAGAACGGTGCGGGCCCTGGTAAGGGCAAGAAGGCGTCGGCCGGTAGGGACCAGCTTGTCGAGATGCGGTTCTACATTCcgggcaccaccaccaggaAAGAAGCCGAAGGTGGCGAGGCCGGCAGTGATGCGGACGAGGAAGAGAAGAATGCCGTCACACTATTCTACGACACGCTTATTGAAAAGGCGGAGATCGGAGAGACGGCGGGCGATGCGATCGCCACCTTCCTGGATGTCTTGCATCTCACCCCAAG AGGCCGGTTCGACATCGACATGTACGACGCATCATTCCGCCTCCGCGGCAAAACATACGACTACAAGATCCAGTACGAAGCCATCAAGAAGTTCATGGTCCTGCCGAAACCGGACGACCTTCACTTCATGTTGTGCATTGGGCTGGATCCGCCGCTTCGCCAGGGCCAGACACGCTACCCCTTCATCGTCATGCAGTTCAAGCAGGATGAGGAGGTCACGCTGGATCTCAATCTgtcggacgaggagctcAACGGCAAGTACAAGGACAGGCTGCAGGCGCACTACGAGCAACCGCTACATCAGGTCGTCGCGTTCATCTTCAAGGGACTGGCCAACAAGAAGATTACGGCGCCGGCAAAGGACTTCACAAC ACACCGCCAGCAGTACGGCATCAAGTGTTCCATCAAGGCCAGCGAAGGCTTCTTATACCTCTTGGAGAAGGCCTTCATGTTCGTGCCGAAGCCGGCCACGTACATCTCGTACGAGCAGACACAGTCCATCACATTCTCGCGCGTGGGAGGCGCCGTCACTGCTCTTCAGACGTTCGATATCACGGTTCACATGAAGTCGGGAGCGGGCTCTTCGCAATTCAGCAACATTAACCGTGAAGAGCTGAAGGCGCTGGAGGACTTCTTCAAGCTCAAGGGACTGCGGGTTAAGAACGAGATCGACGAGGACTCTAagctcgcggccgcggcgctgaGAGACGACGACATGGCCAgctcggacgaggaggtggTCGGGGCCAAGGCGGACCGCGGCtcggcggacgaggacgaggagagcATTGACGAGGACTTCCAAGCCGAGTCTGAGAGCGAAGTCGCTGAGGAGTACGACAGCAACCACGAAAGCGACGGCTCTGGCAGCGCCGAGAGCGACGTCGACAATGAAGTCGAcgacgatgaggaggacgaggatgaggataTGGATgagccggaggaggacgagcggCCGAAGAAAAAGAGCAAGACCGGTTAG